In Streptomyces sp. P3, one DNA window encodes the following:
- a CDS encoding DUF72 domain-containing protein — protein sequence MTLHVGTSGWQYKDWRDVLYPADVPVRRWLEEYTGHFATVEVNNAFYRLPSRETFASWAERVPPDFTVAVKASRYLTHIKRLKEPEEPVHRLMTHAAGLGGRLGPVLLQLPPTLRADPALLDACLACFPPGARVAVEPRHTSWWTPLAREVLRSRGAALCWADDRSRPVTPLWRTADWGYVRFHQGRARPWPHYGRRALETWLDRIATTWPDDADVYAYFNNDPGGAAVTDAAVFGRTAARAGLTVTRTPRGLAARR from the coding sequence ATGACGCTGCACGTCGGCACGTCGGGCTGGCAGTACAAGGACTGGAGGGACGTCCTGTACCCGGCCGACGTGCCCGTACGGCGATGGCTGGAGGAGTACACCGGACACTTCGCCACCGTGGAGGTCAACAACGCCTTCTACCGGCTCCCGTCCCGGGAGACCTTCGCCTCCTGGGCGGAGCGCGTCCCGCCGGACTTCACGGTCGCGGTGAAGGCGAGCCGTTATCTCACCCACATCAAGCGGCTGAAGGAACCCGAGGAGCCGGTGCACCGGCTGATGACCCACGCGGCGGGCCTCGGCGGCCGCCTCGGTCCGGTCCTCCTCCAACTACCGCCCACCCTGCGGGCCGATCCCGCTCTGCTGGACGCCTGTCTGGCCTGCTTCCCGCCGGGCGCCCGGGTGGCGGTCGAGCCGCGCCACACGTCGTGGTGGACGCCGCTGGCGCGGGAGGTCCTGCGGTCCCGGGGCGCGGCCCTGTGCTGGGCCGACGACCGCTCCCGCCCGGTGACCCCGTTGTGGCGGACCGCCGACTGGGGGTACGTCCGCTTCCACCAGGGACGTGCCCGTCCCTGGCCGCACTACGGCCGCCGGGCCCTGGAGACCTGGCTGGACCGCATCGCGACGACCTGGCCGGACGACGCCGACGTCTACGCGTACTTCAACAACGATCCCGGCGGCGCGGCGGTGACGGACGCGGCCGTGTTCGGGCGGACGGCGGCACGGGCGGGGCTGACGGTGACCCGCACCCCGCGCGGGCTCGCCGCGCGCCGGTGA
- a CDS encoding GntR family transcriptional regulator, which produces MTLKIRIDESAAPYEQVRAQIAEQARSGELPVGYRLPTVRGLAESLGLAANTVAKAYRALERDGVIETRGRNGTVVAAAGPAAEREAAAAAQAYAERVVRLGLSEEQGAAAVREALRAAYRA; this is translated from the coding sequence GTGACCTTGAAGATCCGCATCGATGAGAGTGCCGCGCCCTACGAGCAGGTCCGGGCGCAGATCGCCGAACAGGCGCGGTCGGGTGAGCTGCCCGTCGGGTACCGGCTGCCGACCGTGCGGGGCCTGGCCGAGTCGCTGGGCCTCGCCGCGAACACCGTCGCCAAGGCCTATCGGGCGCTGGAGAGGGACGGGGTGATCGAGACCCGGGGGCGTAACGGCACCGTCGTCGCGGCCGCGGGACCGGCGGCGGAGCGCGAGGCCGCGGCCGCCGCGCAGGCGTACGCCGAGCGGGTGGTGCGGCTGGGGCTCAGCGAGGAGCAGGGAGCGGCCGCCGTCCGGGAAGCCCTGCGTGCGGCCTACCGGGCGTGA
- a CDS encoding lytic polysaccharide monooxygenase — MPARRKAVAAVALGLIAPALAALSTVPAAAHGSMGDPVSRVAQCYAEGPESPRSAACRAAVATGGTQALYDWNGIRIGDADGRHQELIPDGRLCSAGNEEFKGLDLARADWPATAVHSGPYTFAYRVTAPHRGTFTVYLTKAGYDPARPLAWSDLDLAHPVAAAADPVAVGGFSTFSGTLPERSGRQLLYAVWQRSDSPEAFYSCSDVTFPGAGSGTGTGTGPGKGSGTGDGAAPAASAPSEEQIQDGADRSTVEHHGHGDDDAATTTDPAAPGTPSADGDAIGGDAHGGGAGGGGAGGGGAGGGGAGGGGAGGGGAGGSANAPQAAGVRAGPGGGLAHTGGDGSTSYLAVGGAAALALGAALLFASVRRRANSAGRHGR; from the coding sequence ATGCCCGCACGCCGCAAGGCCGTCGCCGCCGTCGCTCTCGGCCTGATCGCGCCGGCCCTGGCCGCGCTGTCCACCGTGCCCGCCGCCGCGCACGGGTCGATGGGCGATCCCGTCAGCCGGGTCGCGCAGTGCTACGCGGAGGGGCCGGAGAGCCCGAGGTCTGCCGCCTGCCGGGCGGCGGTCGCGACGGGCGGCACCCAGGCGCTGTACGACTGGAACGGCATCCGCATCGGCGACGCGGACGGGCGTCATCAGGAGCTGATCCCGGACGGCAGGCTGTGCAGCGCGGGCAACGAGGAGTTCAAGGGGCTGGACCTGGCCCGCGCCGACTGGCCCGCGACCGCCGTCCACAGCGGCCCGTACACGTTCGCCTACCGCGTGACCGCTCCGCACAGGGGGACCTTCACGGTCTACCTCACCAAGGCCGGTTACGACCCGGCCCGGCCACTGGCCTGGTCCGACCTGGACCTGGCGCATCCGGTGGCGGCGGCGGCCGACCCGGTCGCGGTGGGCGGCTTCTCCACCTTCTCCGGGACTCTGCCCGAGCGGTCGGGCCGGCAGTTGCTGTACGCGGTGTGGCAGCGCTCGGACAGCCCGGAGGCGTTCTACTCGTGCTCGGACGTCACCTTCCCGGGAGCGGGTTCGGGAACGGGAACGGGGACCGGTCCGGGCAAGGGTTCGGGGACGGGCGACGGCGCCGCGCCGGCCGCCTCCGCGCCCTCCGAGGAGCAGATCCAGGACGGCGCCGACCGGTCGACGGTCGAGCACCATGGGCACGGCGACGACGACGCGGCCACGACGACGGACCCGGCCGCTCCCGGCACGCCGTCCGCCGACGGCGATGCGATCGGCGGCGACGCGCACGGCGGTGGTGCGGGCGGTGGTGGTGCGGGCGGTGGTGGTGCGGGCGGTGGTGGTGCGGGCGGTGGTGGTGCGGGCGGTGGTGGTGCGGGCGGCTCGGCGAACGCGCCGCAGGCGGCCGGCGTACGCGCCGGTCCGGGCGGAGGTCTCGCGCACACCGGCGGTGACGGCAGCACCTCGTACCTCGCGGTGGGCGGCGCGGCCGCCCTGGCGCTGGGCGCGGCCCTGCTGTTCGCGTCGGTACGCCGACGGGCGAATTCCGCCGGGCGGCACGGTCGCTGA
- a CDS encoding serine/threonine-protein kinase — MSEEPGSERLIAGRYRLLTPLGEGGMGTVWRARDEVLHREVAVKEVRAPHGLAASDVERLYARLEREAWAAARVANRNVVTVYDVATQDGRPWIVMEIVHGISLADLLDAQGPVEPARAAHIGAEVLAALRAAHEAGVLHRDVKPANVLMSNDGRVVLTDFGIATVEGTSALTMTGEVIGSPEFLAPERALGRTPGPESDLWSLGVLLYAAVEGNSPFRHDTPLSTLRAIVDEELPAPRRAGPLTPVIEGLLRKDPAERLPADRAEQDLRLVAAGGVPSAGGDFRTDSAPTAPYTSFPPTPAPPGGPMGHGSAPAPPPQPWSTAPPTTSSTAAGEPDRGRRAGTVLVVGVLALALAVAGLTYGLLNHDDDKSGSGGVTNSASDAASPPKTQPETSAEAESPTPSPTPSARSETPKQTVSVTVTGAHTEYSGACPPKDADAPAFTATITVGQLPETVSYRWVSKDGELAGQTWKTLEFPSGGGKSKQDKVIVSTYAGSGTYENAIAVEVREPVKTTSGSVPFSVTCETAESPSGEASPSPSPSE, encoded by the coding sequence GTGAGCGAAGAACCGGGCAGTGAACGTCTGATCGCGGGCCGGTACCGGCTGCTGACGCCGCTCGGCGAGGGCGGCATGGGCACGGTGTGGCGGGCCCGTGACGAGGTGCTGCACCGCGAGGTCGCCGTCAAGGAGGTGCGGGCCCCGCACGGGCTGGCGGCCTCGGACGTCGAGCGGCTGTACGCGCGGCTGGAGCGCGAGGCCTGGGCCGCGGCCCGGGTCGCGAACCGGAACGTCGTGACGGTGTACGACGTGGCCACCCAGGACGGGCGGCCGTGGATCGTCATGGAGATCGTGCACGGCATCTCCCTCGCCGACCTGCTGGACGCGCAGGGACCGGTCGAGCCGGCGCGGGCCGCCCACATCGGGGCCGAGGTGCTGGCCGCACTGCGGGCCGCGCACGAGGCCGGTGTGCTGCACCGGGACGTGAAGCCGGCGAACGTGCTGATGTCCAACGACGGCCGGGTGGTGCTCACCGACTTCGGCATCGCCACCGTCGAGGGCACCTCCGCACTGACGATGACCGGCGAGGTCATCGGCTCCCCCGAGTTCCTCGCGCCGGAGCGGGCGCTGGGGCGCACGCCGGGGCCCGAGTCGGACCTGTGGTCGCTGGGCGTGCTGCTGTACGCGGCGGTCGAGGGCAACTCCCCCTTCCGTCACGACACTCCGCTGAGCACCCTGCGTGCCATCGTGGACGAGGAGCTGCCGGCGCCGCGCCGGGCAGGTCCGCTGACGCCGGTGATCGAGGGGCTGCTGCGCAAGGATCCGGCCGAGCGGCTGCCCGCCGACCGGGCCGAGCAGGATCTGCGGCTCGTCGCCGCCGGGGGCGTCCCCTCCGCGGGAGGCGATTTCCGCACCGACTCCGCCCCCACGGCGCCGTACACGTCGTTCCCGCCGACGCCCGCGCCCCCCGGCGGGCCGATGGGGCACGGGTCGGCCCCCGCGCCCCCGCCCCAGCCCTGGTCGACAGCGCCGCCGACCACGTCGTCGACGGCCGCCGGGGAGCCGGACCGGGGCCGGCGGGCCGGCACGGTCCTCGTCGTGGGTGTGCTGGCACTGGCGTTGGCGGTCGCGGGTCTGACGTACGGGCTGCTGAATCACGACGACGACAAGAGCGGGTCCGGCGGGGTCACCAACAGTGCCTCGGACGCGGCGAGTCCGCCGAAGACACAGCCGGAGACCAGCGCGGAGGCCGAGTCGCCCACTCCGAGCCCCACCCCGAGCGCCCGCTCCGAGACGCCGAAGCAGACCGTCTCGGTCACCGTGACCGGCGCGCACACGGAGTACTCCGGCGCATGCCCGCCGAAGGACGCCGACGCACCCGCCTTCACCGCGACGATCACGGTGGGGCAGCTGCCCGAGACCGTGTCGTACCGCTGGGTGTCGAAGGACGGCGAACTGGCCGGGCAGACCTGGAAGACGCTCGAGTTCCCGTCGGGCGGCGGCAAGTCCAAGCAGGACAAGGTGATCGTGTCGACGTACGCGGGGAGCGGGACGTACGAGAACGCGATCGCGGTCGAGGTGCGTGAGCCGGTGAAGACGACGTCCGGCTCGGTGCCGTTCTCGGTCACCTGCGAGACGGCGGAGTCCCCGTCGGGCGAGGCCTCGCCCTCGCCCTCGCCGTCGGAGTGA
- a CDS encoding SGNH/GDSL hydrolase family protein — protein sequence MRRSRLVVFVSSVLLAAGAALTGAVPAQASQLAATGGYVALGDSYSSGVGAGGYISSSGSCKRSTKAYPYLWNAAHAPSSFTFAACSGARTGDLLANQLGGLNASTGLVTVTIGGNDAGFADVMTTCVTSSDSTCLSRIDTARAYVDSTLPGKLDTVYSSIRDRAPNARVVVIGYPRFYRLGTVCLGLSEAKRSAINGAADYLDAATARRAAAHGFVFGDVRGSFGGHEICSGSSWLHSLNLLNIGESYHPTASGQSGGYLPVLNSAA from the coding sequence ATGAGACGTTCCCGACTTGTCGTATTCGTCAGCTCAGTCCTCCTCGCCGCCGGCGCCGCCCTCACCGGGGCGGTTCCCGCGCAGGCATCCCAACTCGCCGCCACAGGCGGCTATGTGGCGCTCGGCGACTCCTACTCCTCCGGCGTCGGAGCGGGCGGCTACATCAGCTCCAGCGGCAGCTGCAAGCGCAGCACCAAGGCGTACCCCTACCTCTGGAACGCCGCCCACGCCCCGTCCTCGTTCACCTTCGCGGCGTGTTCAGGCGCTCGTACGGGTGATCTTCTGGCCAACCAGCTCGGCGGCCTGAACGCCTCCACCGGCCTGGTGACCGTCACCATCGGCGGCAACGACGCGGGCTTCGCCGACGTCATGACGACCTGTGTCACCAGCTCCGACAGCACCTGCCTGTCCCGCATCGACACCGCCAGGGCGTATGTCGACTCCACGCTCCCCGGCAAACTCGACACCGTCTACTCGTCGATCCGGGACAGGGCCCCGAACGCGCGCGTCGTCGTCATCGGCTACCCGCGCTTCTACCGGCTCGGCACGGTCTGTCTGGGGCTGTCCGAGGCGAAGCGCTCCGCCATCAACGGCGCGGCCGACTACCTGGACGCCGCCACCGCCCGGCGCGCCGCCGCGCACGGCTTCGTCTTCGGCGACGTCCGCGGCTCGTTCGGCGGCCACGAGATCTGCTCCGGCAGCTCCTGGCTGCACAGTCTCAACCTGCTCAACATCGGCGAGTCCTACCACCCGACCGCGTCCGGACAGTCGGGCGGCTATCTGCCGGTTCTGAACAGCGCGGCCTGA
- a CDS encoding DUF402 domain-containing protein, with protein sequence MSVNSAEPTGLVDVVLVKGGRTKIRYPAGLLSDDGVRIAVRAPWAGAGVRDFGFVRFEPGDVFTEFYWRDRWYSVKEVRAASGALKGWYCDIARPAVRSGAELVVEDLDLDLWRSADGADVRRLDEDEFEESGLARRDPRAAAAAIAALDELEALARAEGGLESLLT encoded by the coding sequence ATGTCCGTGAACTCGGCTGAGCCGACGGGCTTGGTGGACGTCGTCCTGGTCAAGGGCGGCCGGACGAAGATCCGTTACCCGGCCGGGCTGCTGTCCGACGACGGCGTCCGGATCGCCGTGCGCGCCCCGTGGGCCGGTGCCGGCGTACGCGACTTCGGCTTCGTGCGCTTCGAGCCGGGCGACGTCTTCACCGAGTTCTACTGGCGCGACCGGTGGTACTCGGTGAAGGAGGTCCGCGCCGCGTCCGGCGCCCTGAAGGGCTGGTACTGCGACATCGCCCGGCCGGCCGTGCGGTCCGGCGCGGAACTCGTCGTCGAGGACCTCGACCTGGATCTGTGGCGCTCCGCCGACGGCGCGGACGTACGACGCCTGGACGAGGACGAGTTCGAGGAGAGCGGACTCGCCCGGCGAGACCCGCGGGCCGCGGCCGCCGCGATCGCCGCCCTCGACGAACTGGAAGCGCTCGCCCGCGCCGAGGGCGGTCTGGAGTCACTGCTGACGTGA
- a CDS encoding class I SAM-dependent methyltransferase, with protein sequence MREYSDESTPPEVDWNAAAAAFDEQPDHGLRDPEVRAAWARRLRAWLPERASDVLDLGCGTGSLSLLAAEQGHRVTGVDLSPAMIDLARAKLAGRDAVFLHGDAMAPPVGEERFDALIVRHLLWALPDPARVLRNWRALLRPGGRLVLVEGVWGAVTPVGIPADRLTALLAPLAGHTRVERLSQDALLWGGPVGDERYAVVATV encoded by the coding sequence ATGAGGGAATACAGTGACGAATCCACTCCGCCCGAAGTCGACTGGAACGCGGCGGCGGCCGCGTTCGACGAGCAGCCGGACCACGGCCTGCGCGACCCCGAGGTGCGCGCGGCATGGGCCCGTCGGCTGCGCGCCTGGCTGCCGGAGCGCGCGAGTGACGTGCTCGATCTGGGCTGCGGCACCGGCAGCCTCTCGCTCCTCGCGGCCGAGCAGGGACACCGTGTGACGGGCGTGGATCTGTCGCCGGCCATGATCGACCTGGCCCGGGCCAAACTCGCCGGGCGTGACGCGGTGTTCCTCCACGGTGACGCGATGGCGCCCCCGGTCGGCGAGGAGCGCTTCGACGCGCTGATCGTCCGGCACCTGCTGTGGGCCCTGCCCGACCCCGCCCGCGTCCTGCGGAACTGGCGCGCTCTGCTGCGCCCCGGTGGGCGACTCGTGCTGGTCGAGGGCGTCTGGGGCGCCGTCACCCCGGTCGGCATACCGGCGGACCGGCTCACCGCGCTGCTGGCCCCGCTGGCCGGGCACACGCGTGTGGAGCGGCTGTCGCAGGACGCGCTTCTGTGGGGCGGCCCGGTGGGGGACGAACGGTACGCGGTGGTGGCGACGGTGTGA
- a CDS encoding GNAT family N-acetyltransferase: MTVIVRDLPPGADADIEGFVRVRHAALPYVYFSPASVRHHLALTSARARYRALVAEEDGEVVGTAQVGLAYDSPDPGQGWLNVYVDPARTRRGAGTLLVRAAEEHLAAHGATKLFSWVLDEPGHRGFAERHGYRASRSAHFLVLDLGHAELPPLREAPAGVELRTAADFADDPRPLFTLDAEAGSDEPGDIATEFTDYEAWIDEYWKHPHLDRELTSVAVADGRPVAFSVAHTDGAGRYSTGMTGTVRDHRGRGLAKLVKNDSLHRARAAGYTEAHTSNDADNGPMLAVNRWFGYEIRATEVRHVRELG; this comes from the coding sequence ATGACCGTCATCGTGCGCGATCTTCCTCCCGGCGCAGACGCCGACATCGAGGGCTTCGTCCGCGTCCGGCACGCCGCGCTGCCGTACGTGTACTTCAGCCCCGCGTCCGTACGCCACCACCTCGCTCTGACCTCGGCCCGGGCCCGCTACCGCGCGCTGGTCGCCGAGGAGGACGGCGAGGTCGTCGGCACGGCACAGGTCGGCCTCGCGTACGACAGTCCGGATCCGGGACAGGGCTGGCTCAACGTGTATGTGGACCCGGCCCGCACCCGCCGGGGCGCGGGCACGCTGCTGGTGCGCGCCGCCGAGGAGCATCTGGCGGCGCACGGAGCGACCAAACTGTTCTCCTGGGTCCTGGACGAGCCCGGCCATCGCGGCTTCGCCGAGCGGCACGGCTACCGGGCGAGCCGCTCCGCGCACTTCCTGGTGCTGGACCTGGGGCACGCCGAGCTGCCGCCCCTGCGGGAAGCGCCGGCCGGCGTCGAGTTGCGCACGGCGGCCGACTTCGCGGACGACCCGCGCCCGCTGTTCACCCTCGACGCGGAGGCGGGCTCCGACGAACCGGGGGACATCGCCACCGAGTTCACGGACTACGAGGCGTGGATCGACGAGTACTGGAAACACCCCCACCTCGACCGCGAGCTGACCTCGGTCGCCGTGGCCGACGGCCGTCCCGTCGCCTTCAGCGTGGCGCACACCGACGGCGCCGGGCGCTACAGCACCGGCATGACCGGCACCGTCCGCGACCACCGCGGCCGGGGCCTGGCCAAGCTCGTCAAGAACGACTCCCTGCACCGGGCACGCGCAGCGGGGTACACCGAGGCGCACACCAGCAACGACGCGGACAACGGGCCGATGCTCGCCGTCAACCGGTGGTTCGGGTACGAGATCCGCGCGACGGAGGTGCGGCATGTCCGTGAACTCGGCTGA
- a CDS encoding DUF5925 domain-containing protein, with product MSALPHDALPIRLTVDDSDSPSDVVDALFLGRFATGEQPYSHAANIDRVRSGATLLPPQARVLRMARDEDRSATLAEGDGWTLLISRWNRGADVTVTATSAELAAQVLEEATGGAADEPEPQPENVTMGFWYVSPRRGPHRTTRQISAGTWDEVRPNYTAPVAEVMDRLMGTTPESIAGRLLLLHGPPGTGKTSALRTLARSWREWCQVDCVLDPERLFSDVGYLMDIAIGEEDGAGKSRWRLLLLEDCDELIRGEAKHTAGQALSRLLNLTDGLLGQGRNVLVGVTTNEDLERLHPAVVRPGRCLARIEVGPLTRREAVDWLGTEEGVGREGATLAELYALRRGVSPTALPEPRGVADAGLYL from the coding sequence ATGTCCGCACTCCCACACGACGCACTGCCGATCCGGCTCACCGTCGACGACTCCGACTCCCCGTCCGACGTCGTCGACGCGCTGTTCCTCGGCCGCTTCGCGACGGGCGAGCAGCCGTACTCGCACGCGGCGAACATCGACCGCGTGCGCTCCGGCGCGACCCTGCTGCCGCCGCAGGCCCGGGTGCTGCGCATGGCTCGCGACGAGGACCGCAGCGCCACCCTGGCCGAGGGCGACGGCTGGACGCTGCTGATCTCCCGCTGGAACCGCGGCGCCGACGTCACGGTCACCGCGACCAGCGCCGAACTGGCCGCGCAGGTGCTGGAGGAGGCCACGGGCGGAGCGGCGGACGAACCCGAGCCCCAGCCGGAGAACGTGACCATGGGCTTCTGGTACGTCTCCCCCCGGCGCGGCCCGCACCGCACCACGCGTCAGATCTCCGCGGGCACGTGGGACGAGGTGCGCCCCAACTACACGGCCCCCGTCGCCGAGGTGATGGACCGCCTGATGGGCACGACCCCGGAGAGCATCGCGGGCCGGCTGCTCCTGCTGCACGGCCCGCCCGGCACCGGAAAGACGTCCGCGCTGCGCACCCTGGCCCGCTCCTGGCGGGAGTGGTGCCAGGTGGACTGCGTACTGGACCCCGAGCGGCTGTTCTCGGACGTCGGCTACCTGATGGACATCGCGATCGGCGAGGAGGACGGCGCCGGCAAGAGCCGCTGGCGGCTGCTGCTCCTGGAGGACTGCGACGAACTGATCCGCGGCGAGGCCAAGCACACGGCGGGACAGGCGCTGTCCCGGCTGCTGAACCTGACCGACGGCCTGCTCGGTCAGGGCCGCAACGTCCTGGTCGGCGTCACCACCAACGAGGACCTGGAGCGTCTCCACCCCGCCGTGGTCCGCCCCGGCCGCTGTCTGGCCCGGATCGAGGTGGGTCCGCTGACCCGCCGGGAGGCCGTGGACTGGCTGGGCACGGAGGAGGGAGTGGGGCGCGAGGGCGCGACGCTCGCGGAGCTGTACGCGCTGCGCCGCGGCGTCTCCCCCACCGCGCTGCCGGAGCCGCGCGGGGTGGCGGACGCGGGGCTGTACCTCTGA